The window CCTTGCCTGCCGCCTTGACGATCGTGACCGATCCGAGCTGCGTCTTTGTACCATTCACGGTGGAGAATCCCGGATAGGAATGATGATCTTTTTCGGTGACTTTTCCGCCCGTATCTTTTTCGATCGAGGCGACCTGAGCGTCGGTAAGCTCTTTGTGCATGGCCGTAAACGTCTGCGCTCCAGGAAGTGCCGCCTTGACCGAGGCCGGAACCTCATCGGCTTTCGCTGGTGGGGCAGCGTTATTTGCTGCGGTCGAGTTCGCTGGCGCCTTATTCGCCGTAGCGGTGTTGGGACTGGTGTTTGTGCTCCCGCCGGAACACGCCAGCGATAACAGGCTCGCGGTAATTACAGTTACGAATATCAGTATTTTCATTTTTTCTCCTCTTCTATTCTTGGTTTAGTCGATTTTAGTAATCCGGTACGTTCGGCTTTGTGCTCGTTGATCGACTTCAAAAATTCTTCCCTGTTAAACTGTCGCGGCACGATCTTCGTATCCGGCAGGACCGATGTCGATCCAGGCATGAATGCGGATGGCGGCAGGGCGGCACCCACTGCTGCTTCGAGTGCCGTTAGGGTCGTGTAGTATTCTTCCAAAACCCGGTTATAATTCGTGACGTTCTCATTCAGACGACGCTGTTCGTTAACGACCTCAAACACCGAAAACTCGCCAGCATTATATGCAGCCCGGACAGTCTGCAAATTTGCCTCGGCTCTCGGCAGGATTTGAGTTGTATACAACACCAGCTTTTCCGCCGCGGCCCGATACTGGCCGTATGCAACGGCGACATCACGCCGTATCGTCGCCTCTAAAAATTCACGTGTCCGCACCGCCTGAACCTGTTCACCGACTGCGGAGGCAATACCGCCTTGGTTACGGTTCGACACGGGAAGATCGATCGACACGCCGAATGTCAGCTCATTGTCCAGATTGTTGACAATGCCGCCGCCGGCCTGGGGCAGGTCGGTAAATGCCTTGGTGCGTGAAAAGCGCACCGACGGCGTGATATCCGGAGCCGCCTGAGCACGGGCCAAGTCCAGCCTCGCGGTTCCCAGCCGCTCGCCAATCCGGGCGGCCTGTAAGTCGGAGCGATCGTTCAACGCCTTTTGGGTAAGTTCGCTAAGACCCATATCGAGACGTGGAGGCCGATCGGATTGCGGCGCCAAGCGAAGCGGTTCCGAGACATCGGATCCGATCAGCGTTCGAATTCTTAACAAGGCAATTTCCAATTCGTTTCTCGCTTCGATCCTTTGGATCTTCAGGCGATCGCTTTCGACCTTGACTAAATTCAGGTCGAGCGGCGCCACATCGCCCTCGTTTAAGCGTGCTTCCGTCACCCGAACCAATTCCGCGTCAGCAGCCAGAAGTCTTTCCAATACATCGAGCTGCCGCGCGGCCGATATAGCCTGAGCATAATCACGGCGAATTTCGACCGCGATATTCCGTTCGATAGCCGCGACTTCGGATCGAACCTGTTGGAGTTCGAGTTCCGCGACGGTACGACGCTTTCCACGTTTTTCTCCAAGCTCGAAAGGTTGGGCCAGCTCTGCCGAAAAGTCATACTCGCTTTCGCCGCCCAAAAAACGGGGGCTGCCGTATTCGGTACTAAAGACCGGATTTGGCCGAAGTCCGGCTTGAACGAGGCGCCCTTCGGCGATCACGAGCCGCTGCGCGCCGCAAGCAGATCCGCCCGACGCCTGCCCGCACTTTCTACAAGCCGCTCGACGCTCACGCCATCCGGGCCAATGTATTGCAGCGACGGTGCCGGAGTCGGCAAGGGCGAGGGAACAGTTTGCTGGGCCAATGCCGAATGAAAGCCGCCAAAAAAGAGGACGGCTAAACCGAGCTTTGCTGAATACTCAACCCACGATCGCTAAAGAAGTTCCTCATGCCCATGGAGTGTCGGTAAACGATGTTCGCTTAGAATCTTACGCAGAAAGTGCTTCCTCGTTAACTCCTGGGCCAGCGGCGAAACGCCACACGAAAAACACGAAGCCCGAAAAGCAAAATAAATCAAGCAAAAAAAAGGACAACGCCGATTCACTTAATTGTGTGAACCAAGACGTTCCGCCTCGCCGCAACCGCGGGCGGCTTTACACTTTCGACTCAGTGGCGGGCAAGGTTTATGCTCTTGCCGTCGTGCGACACGTTAGCCCGCATCTTGTAAACGCCGGACGGCACGCCGGAAAGGTCACGCTGTATGTGCCCGCCAGTTTACAGCCGCAACGGTCGCGCTAAAGACCGTACCCGTTCGCGGATTCGATCGACCCTTGCACCGCGTGCTTGAAAGGTTCGTTGGTCTCAAATCTCGTGACAAAGAACCCCGGTCGTAGGCGTGTCCGGCTCCATCGAAGGGTGCTTTACCATTAGCCTTGAGTTCGCCCAAACGAGTCGAATGGGATACAACGCCCTTCGCGTTCGCCGTGGACTTTGGCTTCGCGTCACCATGATCCCCACCGCCATGGGCGAGTATCGCAACAGGCGGGACAAATCGTGAACAGGACGCAGTACTCCAGAATAAAAAACCCAATATATCGCGCGATCTGACT is drawn from Acidobacteriota bacterium and contains these coding sequences:
- a CDS encoding TolC family protein, with the protein product MIAEGRLVQAGLRPNPVFSTEYGSPRFLGGESEYDFSAELAQPFELGEKRGKRRTVAELELQQVRSEVAAIERNIAVEIRRDYAQAISAARQLDVLERLLAADAELVRVTEARLNEGDVAPLDLNLVKVESDRLKIQRIEARNELEIALLRIRTLIGSDVSEPLRLAPQSDRPPRLDMGLSELTQKALNDRSDLQAARIGERLGTARLDLARAQAAPDITPSVRFSRTKAFTDLPQAGGGIVNNLDNELTFGVSIDLPVSNRNQGGIASAVGEQVQAVRTREFLEATIRRDVAVAYGQYRAAAEKLVLYTTQILPRAEANLQTVRAAYNAGEFSVFEVVNEQRRLNENVTNYNRVLEEYYTTLTALEAAVGAALPPSAFMPGSTSVLPDTKIVPRQFNREEFLKSINEHKAERTGLLKSTKPRIEEEKK